From a region of the Thermus caldilimi genome:
- a CDS encoding DNA polymerase III subunit delta', translating to MALHPPNPWGIIGHEAVLGLLPRLGTSTLLFSGPEGVGRRLVARWYAWGLNRGFPPPAWGEHPDLLEIGPPERGLKGRMEIRLEEVEPLFGWFATHPRERVKVAVLDAAHLLTEAAANALLKLLEEPPSYGRVVLIAPSRATLLPTLASRVLEVAFAPVPEERLYPLTQDPELLAYAGGVPGRLLRALADPAAFRARMEKAREVGGASSWRRFALLKELFADEEGIFALYAAFRHRPQALLALEAAREALEGYVSPDLVLARLALDLET from the coding sequence GTGGCTCTACACCCGCCTAACCCTTGGGGAATAATCGGCCACGAGGCCGTTCTGGGGCTCCTGCCTAGGCTTGGCACCTCTACCTTGCTCTTCTCGGGGCCGGAAGGGGTGGGGAGGCGCCTGGTGGCCCGTTGGTACGCCTGGGGGCTGAACCGGGGGTTTCCTCCCCCCGCCTGGGGGGAGCACCCCGACCTTCTGGAGATAGGTCCCCCAGAGCGGGGTTTGAAGGGGCGGATGGAGATCCGCCTCGAGGAGGTGGAACCCCTTTTCGGCTGGTTCGCCACCCACCCCCGGGAGCGGGTCAAGGTGGCCGTCCTGGATGCCGCTCACCTCCTCACCGAGGCGGCGGCCAACGCCCTTTTGAAGCTTCTGGAGGAACCCCCCTCCTACGGGCGCGTCGTCCTCATCGCCCCAAGCCGCGCCACCCTGCTTCCCACCTTGGCCAGCCGGGTCCTGGAGGTGGCCTTTGCCCCGGTGCCCGAGGAGCGGCTTTACCCCTTGACCCAGGATCCGGAGCTCCTGGCCTACGCCGGCGGGGTTCCAGGCCGGCTTTTAAGGGCCCTGGCCGACCCCGCTGCCTTTCGCGCCCGCATGGAGAAGGCCAGGGAGGTGGGTGGCGCCTCCTCCTGGCGGCGGTTTGCCCTCCTGAAGGAGCTCTTCGCAGACGAGGAGGGGATTTTCGCCCTTTACGCCGCTTTCCGCCACCGTCCGCAGGCGCTTCTGGCCCTCGAGGCCGCCCGGGAGGCCCTGGAGGGGTATGTGAGCCCGGACCTGGTCCTGGCCCGATTGGCCTTAGACTTGGAAACATGA
- a CDS encoding metallophosphoesterase family protein yields the protein MRYLVLSDIHGNWPALQAVLEAAPPFDGVLFLGDAVGYYPDGDRVLDWLMEVEAQCVLGNHDAWLLALDRLPKEGVILEILAWQRERLSSRHLDFLSSWPWQREVEGALLVHGSPCDPMEYLDGLELARQAFACTDHRLTFHGHTHLAGAFLELSGPRPWVRYQRLAEGGELILPPTVRVLVNPGSVGQPRDHVPGAAFAVWEGDGITFSRVRYNLDPVAQRLAEEGFPTWLYTRLTLGE from the coding sequence GTGCGCTACCTGGTCCTCTCCGATATCCACGGCAACTGGCCCGCCTTGCAGGCGGTCCTCGAGGCAGCCCCCCCTTTTGATGGGGTGCTCTTCCTGGGGGATGCGGTGGGCTACTATCCGGATGGGGACCGGGTGCTGGACTGGCTCATGGAGGTGGAGGCCCAGTGCGTCTTGGGCAACCACGATGCCTGGCTTCTGGCCCTGGACCGGTTGCCGAAGGAGGGGGTGATCTTGGAGATCCTGGCCTGGCAACGAGAGCGGTTGTCCTCCAGGCACCTGGACTTCCTCTCCTCCTGGCCCTGGCAAAGGGAGGTGGAGGGAGCGCTTCTGGTCCACGGCAGCCCCTGCGATCCCATGGAGTACCTGGATGGATTGGAGCTGGCCCGCCAGGCCTTCGCCTGTACGGACCACCGCCTCACCTTCCACGGGCACACCCATCTGGCTGGGGCCTTTCTGGAGCTTTCCGGACCCCGCCCCTGGGTGCGCTACCAGCGCCTGGCCGAAGGGGGTGAGCTGATCCTTCCCCCTACGGTGCGGGTCCTGGTCAACCCGGGTTCGGTGGGCCAGCCCCGCGACCACGTGCCCGGGGCGGCCTTTGCCGTTTGGGAGGGGGACGGGATCACCTTTTCCCGGGTGAGGTACAACCTGGACCCGGTGGCCCAGCGCCTGGCGGAGGAGGGGTTTCCCACGTGGCTCTACACCCGCCTAACCCTTGGGGAATAA
- a CDS encoding tetratricopeptide repeat protein, which produces MVRMLLLPSLGPFHILHPRYNAATVLALLEKASASVLYLASHSGESLREGLWREEDPLLFHLLPWAEAQGIPVVPLDEEAHLREEAEAFRQALAQHPLGKPHLERMHAFDQELLQLLEAPLTPEVLGSQAFLDHLGQIYEGYARTFGEGPATGFRARRMERVAEALRGREGVVVAELLDYLLLAKSFPEALPMAHEPTEKERQRALLDRAWQLKEEDDWAGLLEGLFQIGDPEALYLAAQIYLAAGQWQEALSLMEEVFRMDFQHPGYLPGYVLARFGQLLDLAGERERALRAYRGVLALSWAPEEARTIALAGLRSPFRLS; this is translated from the coding sequence ATGGTGAGGATGTTGCTTCTTCCTTCCCTTGGGCCCTTCCACATCCTGCATCCACGCTACAACGCCGCCACGGTGCTGGCCCTTTTGGAAAAGGCCAGTGCCTCCGTCCTCTACCTGGCCTCCCACTCGGGGGAAAGCCTGCGGGAAGGGCTTTGGCGGGAGGAGGATCCCCTTCTCTTTCACCTGCTTCCCTGGGCAGAGGCCCAGGGCATTCCCGTGGTGCCCCTGGACGAGGAGGCCCATCTAAGGGAGGAGGCCGAGGCCTTCCGTCAGGCCCTGGCCCAGCACCCCCTGGGGAAACCCCACCTGGAGCGGATGCACGCTTTTGACCAGGAGCTTTTGCAGCTCCTCGAGGCTCCCCTTACCCCGGAGGTCCTGGGCTCGCAGGCCTTTCTAGACCATTTGGGCCAAATCTACGAGGGGTACGCCCGGACCTTCGGGGAAGGTCCGGCCACGGGATTCCGGGCCCGCCGCATGGAAAGGGTGGCGGAGGCCCTGAGGGGCCGGGAAGGGGTGGTGGTGGCGGAGCTTCTGGACTACCTCCTTCTGGCCAAGAGCTTTCCCGAGGCCTTGCCCATGGCCCATGAGCCCACGGAGAAGGAACGCCAGAGGGCCCTTTTGGACCGGGCCTGGCAGCTTAAGGAGGAGGATGACTGGGCGGGGCTCTTGGAGGGGCTCTTCCAGATAGGGGATCCCGAGGCCCTGTACCTGGCGGCCCAGATCTACCTGGCGGCCGGGCAGTGGCAGGAGGCCTTAAGCCTCATGGAGGAGGTGTTCCGCATGGACTTCCAGCACCCCGGCTACCTGCCGGGCTACGTGCTGGCCCGCTTTGGCCAGCTTCTGGACCTGGCGGGGGAGCGGGAAAGGGCCCTGAGGGCCTACCGAGGGGTCCTGGCCCTCTCCTGGGCCCCGGAGGAGGCCAGAACCATCGCCTTGGCCGGGCTGAGGAGCCCTTTCCGGCTTTCCTAG